The genomic region AGCTTATTGTTACTCCTCTTTCTCTTTCTTCCTTTAATCTATCAAGAAGGAATGCATATTTTTCTGACTCTTTTCCTAACTTCTTTGCTGCTTCTTCTGCTTCCTTAATTGTCTTTTCGTCTAAAAATCCTCTATCCATTAATAGTCTTCCTACTAATGTACTCTTACCGTGATCTACGTGTCCTATTACTATTAAATTCAAGTGAGGCTTCTGAGGCACAGACATTTATTCTTCACTCCTCACGCATTCTATTACATTCTTCATTAAAAAATTAGCTTATCTTGAGCTTAGGGCAATTCTCTCAATTTCTTCTTTCTTTCTTATAGCATAACTTTTTGGATCGTTAGATGAAGCCGCTATTATTTCTTCAGCCAATGCTTCGTCTATAGGCTTAGGATTATTAAATGATGCAGTTCTTGCGCCTTCTACTAGGTATCTTAATGCTAAGTCAACTCTTCTTTGAGGAGCTACATCTACAGCAACATAATAAACTATACCTCCATACATTATTCTAGTTACTTCTTCCCTAGGTGCTGAATTCTCTATTGCTCTAACTAAAACCTGGATAGGATTCTGACCAGTTCTTGCTGCAATTATCTCAAACGCTGCCCTAACTATATTATACGCTAAGAATTTTTTGCCCTTATTTCTCCCTGGTCTCATCAACTGATTTATCAACCTTTCTACTATGGGTACTCTAGACTTACCAAATCTCCTATGCTCATGTCTTCCTCCAGTATGAGGTAAATACACTGGCATTAATGATATATATTTCTTTAAACTGGGGTCTCTTATTTCAACTTTTGTATCCCATTTTCCAAATATTCTAATATCTAGCTTGCTTAATTCGTAATCGCTCATGCTATGAATGTTATGATAAGTGGAATATATAACTATCTGTTAATGAAGGGTTTAATATGTTGTAAGTCATATTTATTTTTGATAATGAAAGAGGAAGAAGATTACATAAAAGTAAATAGAGTTGACGCATTTGTTTACCCACTAGATGGTTTACCCGTAATGGTTTGCTATCTAGAAGATGGTAGGGAATTTAATTTATTTTATGTGCCAATAGAAATTGTTATAGCAATAAATAAAATAAAAAAACAGTATGAAGAAGATAGTATATTAGGTGATAAGAGAGAAACAATTTTCGATATACTGTCCTTCATACCAGAAGTTACGGAAGAAATAAGCAAACATATTAACAAAGTAACTATTGACGATATTTCTGGGTCAGTTTATATAGCAACTATAGAGCTAAAATTTGATGGTGTTATAATTCAGAAAAGAATGATACCAAGTCATGCTATATACTTAGCATTAATTTCTAACAAACCAATATATGTTAAGAAAAGCTTAGTAGATGAACAGGAAAAAGAAAGGAAGAAAGGTGAAGGAGGAGAAGAGGAAGAGAAGAAATAATTACCTAACTGGTTTTTGTTTCTTTCCTTTATATAATGCGTCTAAAGATACTCCATTAACCATAATAACCTTATATCTAACTCCCGGTAGGTCACCCATCGATCTACCTAATGTACCTCCTATGCCTGCTATTACTACCTCGTCGTGCTCA from Acidianus ambivalens harbors:
- a CDS encoding 30S ribosomal protein S7, yielding MSDYELSKLDIRIFGKWDTKVEIRDPSLKKYISLMPVYLPHTGGRHEHRRFGKSRVPIVERLINQLMRPGRNKGKKFLAYNIVRAAFEIIAARTGQNPIQVLVRAIENSAPREEVTRIMYGGIVYYVAVDVAPQRRVDLALRYLVEGARTASFNNPKPIDEALAEEIIAASSNDPKSYAIRKKEEIERIALSSR
- a CDS encoding bifunctional nuclease family protein: MKEEEDYIKVNRVDAFVYPLDGLPVMVCYLEDGREFNLFYVPIEIVIAINKIKKQYEEDSILGDKRETIFDILSFIPEVTEEISKHINKVTIDDISGSVYIATIELKFDGVIIQKRMIPSHAIYLALISNKPIYVKKSLVDEQEKERKKGEGGEEEEKK